In the genome of Streptomyces collinus, one region contains:
- a CDS encoding SDR family NAD(P)-dependent oxidoreductase, which produces MSGFDYTDKAMLVTGGAGGIGSALCRRFASGGARCVVVDIDETRAKTVAADLPGAGHTGLGCDLRDRAQVERVFELVAEVYGRLDVLVNNVGMTSAERFDVRSVESIEREIGLNLISPLVTTRIAIPLLRASRDARVVTTVSLGGIFPLGETPIYTASKFGLRGAMLAIGLDLRSKGILAGSVLPSATDTRMLRQEAVDGGNSMQFQDPPQQPADVVAAVVSLLDKPRLEAYPRPGESRLVRFAMLMPNLLPKVFPLFRKRGDRGMARYLEDLRRRGLARRTDGRWELVEEA; this is translated from the coding sequence ATGAGCGGGTTCGACTACACCGACAAGGCCATGCTGGTGACCGGCGGCGCGGGCGGCATCGGCAGCGCGCTGTGCCGCCGTTTCGCCTCCGGCGGCGCCCGGTGCGTCGTCGTCGACATCGACGAGACCCGCGCCAAGACCGTCGCCGCAGATCTTCCCGGCGCCGGGCACACCGGCCTCGGCTGTGATCTGAGGGACCGCGCCCAGGTGGAGCGGGTGTTCGAGCTGGTCGCCGAGGTCTATGGCCGCCTCGACGTGCTCGTCAACAACGTTGGCATGACCAGCGCGGAACGCTTCGATGTCCGCAGCGTCGAGAGCATCGAGCGGGAGATCGGCCTCAACCTGATCTCCCCGCTGGTCACCACCCGGATCGCGATCCCCCTCTTGCGGGCCTCGCGGGACGCCCGGGTGGTCACGACAGTCTCCCTCGGCGGGATCTTCCCGCTGGGCGAGACCCCGATCTACACGGCGTCCAAGTTCGGGCTGCGGGGCGCGATGCTCGCCATCGGGCTCGACCTCAGGAGCAAGGGCATTCTGGCCGGCTCGGTGCTGCCGTCGGCGACCGACACCCGGATGCTGCGCCAGGAAGCCGTGGACGGCGGGAACTCCATGCAGTTCCAGGACCCACCACAGCAGCCCGCCGACGTCGTCGCGGCCGTGGTGAGCCTGCTGGACAAGCCCCGCCTGGAGGCCTACCCCCGGCCCGGCGAGTCCCGTCTGGTGCGGTTCGCGATGCTCATGCCGAACCTGCTGCCCAAGGTTTTCCCGCTGTTCCGCAAGCGGGGTGACCGCGGTATGGCCCGCTATCTCGAAGATCTCCGCCGACGCGGACTGGCCCGCCGGACCGACGGGCGCTGGGAGCTGGTGGAGGAAGCATGA
- a CDS encoding aldehyde dehydrogenase family protein, whose translation MTTNEMLQVVNPATGEPITFLPAASADDVSKAAEQARQVHEAGVWSRLPVRERGAVLLRLADLMERDAEILARLESEDAGKPITECRTGDVPGAIESIRWFAEAADKVFGRLAPSGPDALGLMSREPVGVVAAILPWNYPLAMTAWKVGPALAAGNCLLVKPAEATPRSALHLAELATEAGLPEGVLTVLPGYGRTAGVALARDPLVGALSFTGSTATGRSILKAAADSNFKRVSLEMGGKSPQVLMADALSYGDELIGNMIEAAFLTMGQNCTAGSRVLVHRDIAEEVVERFTAAARELVIGDPADPHTQMGPLIDHAAFDRVAGAVEAARAGGAQIHTGGLPHGLPPRGAYYPPTVITRAPDGSDVLTKELFGPVVTIQTFTSEDEAVRGANATEYGLAASLWTRDLDTALRLARGIEAGVVSVNAYSEGDITTPFGGWKQSGFGGVEKSTNAFDQWTREKTVWIRTR comes from the coding sequence ATGACCACGAACGAGATGCTGCAGGTCGTCAACCCCGCCACCGGTGAGCCGATCACCTTCCTGCCCGCCGCGAGCGCCGACGACGTCTCCAAGGCTGCCGAGCAGGCCCGGCAGGTCCACGAGGCCGGGGTGTGGTCGCGGCTGCCGGTCCGGGAGCGCGGAGCGGTGCTGCTGCGGCTGGCCGACCTGATGGAACGCGACGCCGAGATCCTCGCCCGGCTGGAGAGCGAGGACGCGGGCAAGCCGATCACGGAGTGCCGTACGGGCGACGTACCGGGGGCGATCGAGTCGATCCGCTGGTTCGCCGAGGCTGCCGACAAGGTCTTCGGCCGCCTCGCGCCGAGCGGGCCCGACGCTCTCGGCCTCATGAGCCGCGAACCGGTCGGGGTCGTCGCGGCGATTCTGCCGTGGAACTACCCGCTCGCCATGACCGCATGGAAGGTCGGACCCGCCCTGGCTGCGGGCAACTGCCTGCTCGTCAAGCCCGCCGAGGCGACCCCGCGCTCCGCCCTGCACCTGGCCGAACTCGCGACCGAGGCCGGCCTGCCCGAAGGAGTGCTCACGGTGCTGCCCGGGTACGGCCGGACAGCCGGGGTGGCCCTGGCCCGCGACCCCCTTGTGGGGGCGCTCTCCTTCACCGGGTCCACCGCGACCGGCCGCAGCATCCTCAAGGCCGCCGCCGACAGTAACTTCAAGCGCGTATCGCTGGAGATGGGCGGCAAGAGCCCCCAGGTGCTCATGGCCGACGCGCTCTCCTACGGTGATGAGCTCATCGGCAACATGATCGAAGCCGCGTTCCTGACCATGGGGCAGAACTGCACGGCCGGCTCCCGGGTTCTGGTGCACCGCGATATCGCCGAGGAGGTCGTCGAGCGGTTCACGGCCGCGGCGAGAGAGCTGGTCATCGGTGATCCGGCCGACCCGCACACGCAGATGGGGCCGCTCATCGACCACGCTGCCTTTGATCGGGTCGCGGGAGCCGTGGAGGCCGCACGGGCCGGCGGAGCCCAGATCCACACCGGGGGACTGCCGCACGGGCTGCCTCCGCGCGGCGCCTACTACCCGCCCACCGTGATCACCCGCGCCCCCGACGGCAGCGACGTTCTCACCAAGGAGCTCTTCGGCCCCGTCGTCACCATCCAGACCTTCACCTCTGAGGACGAGGCGGTACGCGGGGCGAACGCCACCGAGTACGGACTCGCCGCCTCCCTGTGGACCCGCGACCTCGACACCGCGCTGCGGCTGGCCCGCGGCATCGAGGCCGGCGTGGTCTCCGTCAACGCCTACAGCGAAGGGGACATCACCACCCCCTTCGGCGGTTGGAAGCAGTCCGGATTCGGTGGCGTGGAGAAGTCCACCAATGCCTTCGACCAGTGGACCCGGGAGAAGACGGTCTGGATCCGCACCCGCTGA